The genomic window GCCCCGTCAAGCAGCTCGCGCATCGCCTTGGCACCGTGATGCTTGATCACGTCGTCCGGATCCTCGCCCTGCGGCAGCGTGACGAAACGAAGGGAGTGTCCCGGCTTCAGCATCGGCAGCACCCGGTCGGCGGCGCGTCCGGCGGCCCGCATACCTGCTGTGTCGCCGTCGAAACAGACCACCGGCTCCGTCGCGAGTTTCCAGAGCTCCGCGATCTGATCCTCGGTCAGCGCGGTGCCGAGCGGGGCGACCGCCTGCGGAAAACCACCCTGTGAGAGCGCGATCACGTCCATGTAGCCTTCCGCGACGACGATCTCGTCCGCCTTGCGGGCCGGCTCGCGCGCCTGCGCGAGACCATAAAGAACGCGGCCTTTATGGAAGACCGGCGTGTCCGGAGAATTGAGGTATTTCGGCTGACCGTCGCCGAGAATGCGGCCACCGAAGGCGATCACCCGTCCGCGCCGGTCGGTGATCGGGAAGATGATGCGACCGCGGAAATAATCGTAGGCCGCGCCCCCGTCTTCCGGTTTGCGCAGCAGTCCCGCTTCCAGCAGCAGGGCCTCCTTCACGCCTTCCGCCTTCATCGACTGCGCGAAGGCGGTCCGGCTGTCCGGCGCCCAGCCAAGGCGGAAGCGGGCAATGGTTTCCTTCGTAAGCCCGCGCCCGCGCAGATAATCGAGCGCCTCGGCCCCGCCGGGTCCCGCAAGCTTCTGCTCGAACCAGGTGCAGGCATGTTCGAGAACATCGTGCAGGGTCTCGCGGCGCTTGGAGCGCTCGCGGTCCTGCGGCGTTTCCTTGGGCACCTCGAGACCGGCCATGTCGGCCAGCTTCTCGACCGCCTCGGGGAAAGCGAGCCCCTCGGACTCCATCACGAACTTGATGATGTCGCCATGCGCCCCGCAGGCGAAGCAGTGATAGAAATTCTTATCGTCGACGACATTCATTGACGGCTTGCTGTCCGAATGGAACGGACAGAGCCCGAGAAACTCCCGGCCCCGACGCTGCAACGTCACCCGACGGCCGACCACTTCCGAAACCGGAAGCCGGGTCCTCAATTCGTCAAGGAATTGTGGCGGGAAGCTCATGATGTGCGACGATCAATCCTTGCCCAAGGGGCAAAGAGTGTGAACTTGCCAGCTCAAGCGGTCAAAGGAATCCGGGTATGGACAGGCTCAGGCGAGCATCTGTCGGACAATGCCGCTCGCCTTGGAAAAATCCATGCGGCCGGCATAGCGCTCCTTCAGGGCAGCCATGGCGCGCCCCATGTCCTTCAGCTCCTTCGCGCCGATTTCCTTCACGACGGTTTCCACCGCCGCGTTCATCTCGGCTTCGTCGAGCTGCTGCGGCATGAAACGGCGGATGACGTCCATCTCGGCCTTTTCCTGCTCGGCCAGTTCCAGACGGCCACCCTGCTCGTAAAGCCGGATCGACTCGGTCCGCTGCTTGAGCATGGTCTGCAGCATGGAGAGGATCTCGTCCTCGCTGATCCCGTCCGCGTTGCCATTGCCGCGCGCGGCAATGTCACGGTCCTTCAGGGCCGCCAGAATCAATCTGATTGTGCTGACGGCACACTGATCCTTTTCCTTCAAAGCCTCTTTCAAGGCGTCACTGAATGCGGCGCGCATCATATGAACATTACCCCTAGCCATTTCGCGGCGGGTTTCTCGTCAGACCGGCTCGCGAATTTCGGCTACACCATCTCCATCGCGGAACAAAACGCAAGGCACATTTATTAACATATTGAATTTACTTGTTTATATGAAAAACAACGGCCTTGACCTCTTGTCCCGCATTCTTTATCAACTCGGCTTCGAAGCGTCCGGCCCGACCCGAAGACAAAGAATCTGTCTGCCAAGCGGATATCCATGCGATCCTCCGCGGTTCTCGTGTGCCGGAACCGCAGCGAATTGCCAGGGATCACCGCGATGGCGCAGCCTTCGAAAGCCGACCAAGCCAAGCCAGACTTCTCCTCGATGCCCCAGCCGGACGGCGCCACCGCCGTTCTCGTCCTGGCGGACGGGACCGTTTTCTGGGGGCGAGGATTGGGCGCTGCGACCGAACGCGTCGGCGAGGTCTGCTTCAACACCTCGCTCACCGGCTATCAGGAGATCATGACCGATCCGTCCTATGCCGGTCAGATCATCACCTTCACCTTCCCCCATATCGGCAATGTCGGCGCCAATTCAATGGATGTGGAGACCACCACGCCGGCGGCGCTCGGCCTGGTGCTACGCGCCGACATGACGGAGCCCTCGAACTACCGTTCCGAGCGGCATTTCGACGACTGGCTGAAGAGTTTCGGCCTGCCGGGCATCAGCGGCGTCGACACAAGGCGGCTGACCCGGCGGATCCGGGACGGCGGCGCGCCGACCGGCTGCCTCGCCCATGCGCCGGACGGCAAGCTCGATCTCGACGCGCTCTGGCAGAAGACGCAGGACTGGCCGGGCCTCGAGGGCATGGATCTCGCGATCCAGGTCTCCTGCCGGCAGACCTACAGCTGGCGCGAGGGCACCTGGCAATTCGCCCGCGGCGGCGTCGACGGCGACGACGGTTTCGAGGCCGACCCGGAGATCAGGCGCCATGTCGTGGCGATGGATTTCGGCGCCAAGCGCAATATCCTGCGCAATCTCGCCTCGCTCGGCTGCAAGGTGACGGTGGTCCCGGCCGACACCAAGGCGGAAGACGTGCTCGCGCACGAGCCGGACGGAATCTTCCTCGCCAACGGGCCGGGCGACCCCGCGGCGACCGGCGAATACGCGGTGCCCGAGATCAAGAAGCTGGTCGACAGCGGCAAGCCGGTCTTCGGCATCTGCCTCGGCCACCAGATGCTCGCTCTCTCGCTCGGCGCCAGGACCGAGAAGATGCACCAGGGCCACCGGGGTGCGAACCATCCGGTCAAGGATCTGACCACCGGCAAGGTCGAGATCACCTCGCAGAACCACGGTTTCATGATCAGCGAGGGCAGCCTGCCCGAGGGCGTGGAAATTACCCACCGTTCCCTCTTTGACGGCTCGATCGAAGGAATCCGGCTCTCCGGCCGCCCGGTCTTCTCCGTGCAATACCATCCGGAAGCCTCGCCGGGGCCCAAGGACAGCCACTATCTCTTCCAACGTTTCGTCGATTTCATCGACCAGAAAAGCTGAGCGGCCCGATGCCCAAACGTACAGATATCAAATCCATCATGATCATCGGTGCCGGCCCGATCGTCATCGGTCAGGCCTGCGAATTCGACTATTCCGGCGC from Nisaea sediminum includes these protein-coding regions:
- a CDS encoding GatB/YqeY domain-containing protein is translated as MMRAAFSDALKEALKEKDQCAVSTIRLILAALKDRDIAARGNGNADGISEDEILSMLQTMLKQRTESIRLYEQGGRLELAEQEKAEMDVIRRFMPQQLDEAEMNAAVETVVKEIGAKELKDMGRAMAALKERYAGRMDFSKASGIVRQMLA
- the dnaG gene encoding DNA primase; translation: MSFPPQFLDELRTRLPVSEVVGRRVTLQRRGREFLGLCPFHSDSKPSMNVVDDKNFYHCFACGAHGDIIKFVMESEGLAFPEAVEKLADMAGLEVPKETPQDRERSKRRETLHDVLEHACTWFEQKLAGPGGAEALDYLRGRGLTKETIARFRLGWAPDSRTAFAQSMKAEGVKEALLLEAGLLRKPEDGGAAYDYFRGRIIFPITDRRGRVIAFGGRILGDGQPKYLNSPDTPVFHKGRVLYGLAQAREPARKADEIVVAEGYMDVIALSQGGFPQAVAPLGTALTEDQIAELWKLATEPVVCFDGDTAGMRAAGRAADRVLPMLKPGHSLRFVTLPQGEDPDDVIKHHGAKAMRELLDGAIPLSEFIWRQELAAQPVTTPERIADFQRRMRGRVREIAERTVQESYSDHVENRIREMRRAGRENSGGGRGSRRSGYAEAYAGAQFSQGHRANVPSIMARRQQQIVLAALLNHPALIDELGEAIGVLAFDDPFLDKLRQQIIEIALADPGLDSEGLIAHLTRLGLSDACNGLLSGETLSHAAFARRNAQLSKARAGLTELLARIGKPQLEAQLADAERAVAEEFSEASWNRLASLRSALASLNSSAALEETDLGRS
- the carA gene encoding glutamine-hydrolyzing carbamoyl-phosphate synthase small subunit; the encoded protein is MAQPSKADQAKPDFSSMPQPDGATAVLVLADGTVFWGRGLGAATERVGEVCFNTSLTGYQEIMTDPSYAGQIITFTFPHIGNVGANSMDVETTTPAALGLVLRADMTEPSNYRSERHFDDWLKSFGLPGISGVDTRRLTRRIRDGGAPTGCLAHAPDGKLDLDALWQKTQDWPGLEGMDLAIQVSCRQTYSWREGTWQFARGGVDGDDGFEADPEIRRHVVAMDFGAKRNILRNLASLGCKVTVVPADTKAEDVLAHEPDGIFLANGPGDPAATGEYAVPEIKKLVDSGKPVFGICLGHQMLALSLGARTEKMHQGHRGANHPVKDLTTGKVEITSQNHGFMISEGSLPEGVEITHRSLFDGSIEGIRLSGRPVFSVQYHPEASPGPKDSHYLFQRFVDFIDQKS